One Bradyrhizobium sp. CCGB12 genomic window carries:
- a CDS encoding DEAD/DEAH box helicase, whose protein sequence is MSFSNLGLSEKVLAAVAATGYTTPTPIQEQAIPHVLARKDVLGIAQTGTGKTAAFVLPMLTILEKGRARARMPRTLILEPTRELAAQVKENFDRYGAGQKLNVALLIGGVSFGDQDAKLTRGVDVLIATPGRLLDHTERGGLLLTGVELLVIDEADRMLDMGFIPDIERICKLVPFTRQTLFFTATMPPEIRRITEAFLHNPQKVEVSRPATTAVTVTQAQVPAGREAHEKRELLRRLLREAKDLKNAIIFCNRKREVAIVHKSLQKHGFSVGALHGDMDQPARMAALDQFRKGELPLLVASDVAARGLDIPEVSHVFNFDVPHHADDYVHRIGRTGRAGRTGTAISIVTPLDQKSMVAIEKLIGQSIPRAEDYEIRAEAADGTERPREQRGRERSRGGRGKPQRGERRGHDRERSHEPREARGEERPSAETHLAPEAKPAREAKSPREGRQSSEPRRGARQQANASHVPSIGRPEPRRQREADTEPGDHSHLPAFLLRPVRSPAGA, encoded by the coding sequence ATGTCCTTTTCAAATCTCGGACTGTCCGAAAAAGTCCTCGCCGCAGTGGCGGCCACCGGTTACACCACCCCCACTCCCATTCAGGAACAGGCGATCCCCCACGTCCTCGCACGCAAGGACGTGCTCGGCATCGCCCAGACCGGCACCGGCAAGACCGCGGCCTTCGTGCTGCCGATGCTCACCATCCTCGAAAAGGGCCGAGCCCGGGCGCGCATGCCGCGCACGCTGATCCTCGAGCCAACCCGCGAGCTCGCGGCCCAGGTCAAGGAAAACTTCGATCGCTACGGCGCCGGCCAGAAGCTCAATGTCGCCCTACTGATCGGTGGCGTCTCCTTCGGCGACCAGGATGCCAAGCTGACGCGCGGCGTCGACGTGCTGATCGCCACCCCCGGCCGCCTACTCGACCACACCGAGCGTGGCGGTCTCCTGCTCACCGGCGTCGAGCTGCTCGTCATCGACGAAGCCGACCGCATGCTGGACATGGGCTTCATCCCCGACATCGAGCGCATCTGCAAGCTCGTTCCCTTCACGCGGCAAACGCTGTTCTTCACCGCAACCATGCCGCCGGAGATCCGGCGCATCACCGAAGCCTTCCTGCACAATCCGCAAAAGGTCGAAGTCTCCCGGCCCGCCACCACCGCCGTGACCGTCACGCAGGCCCAGGTGCCCGCCGGACGCGAGGCGCACGAGAAGCGCGAGCTGCTCCGCCGCCTGCTGCGCGAGGCCAAGGACCTCAAGAACGCGATCATCTTCTGCAATCGCAAACGTGAAGTCGCCATCGTTCACAAATCGCTTCAGAAGCACGGCTTCAGCGTCGGCGCCCTGCACGGCGACATGGACCAGCCGGCCCGCATGGCTGCGCTCGATCAGTTCCGCAAGGGCGAGCTGCCGCTGCTGGTTGCCTCCGACGTTGCCGCACGCGGCCTCGACATTCCCGAGGTCAGCCACGTCTTCAATTTCGACGTCCCCCATCACGCCGACGACTACGTGCACCGCATCGGCCGCACTGGCCGCGCCGGCCGCACCGGAACTGCGATCTCGATCGTGACGCCGCTCGACCAGAAGTCGATGGTGGCGATCGAGAAGCTGATCGGCCAGAGCATTCCGCGCGCCGAGGACTACGAAATCCGTGCCGAGGCCGCCGACGGCACCGAGCGTCCACGTGAGCAGCGTGGCCGTGAACGTTCACGCGGCGGACGTGGCAAGCCGCAGCGCGGCGAGCGGCGCGGTCACGACCGCGAGCGCAGCCACGAGCCGCGCGAGGCGCGTGGTGAGGAACGGCCTTCAGCCGAAACACATCTTGCTCCCGAGGCGAAGCCTGCGCGCGAGGCGAAGTCTCCGCGTGAGGGGAGGCAATCATCCGAGCCGCGTCGCGGCGCGCGCCAGCAGGCCAATGCATCGCATGTGCCGTCGATCGGCCGGCCCGAACCGCGCCGGCAACGCGAGGCCGACACCGAGCCGGGCGATCATTCGCATCTGCCGGCATTTCTGTTGCGCCCGGTTCGTTCCCCCGCCGGCGCCTGA